A window of Photobacterium sp. GJ3 contains these coding sequences:
- a CDS encoding IS4 family transposase, producing MLAHWLIDVNDFASPDSLALFQKELPLEWINQALDETNKASMRRRKLPAELVVWLLVGIGLYRDRPITDVLDKLDLKLSNALGESIAPSAIPQARKRLTAEPLKALFSMTAQHWTKAEDSEDKWFGLRLFSVDGTQFRTHDTAALAEHYQYVKHSKNRHTEYPVVRLCALCSLRSRLLHDVAFGPSSTGEVNYAKQLISSTTPNSLTIFDRCYLSAELLINWQRQHGSSHWMTPIKSNTQYEIIRQLDEEGRDLIVEMDVSQHARKQDPSLPEKWQARLALYPEPEQPNHIKGVLTSLTDSQYELQSLLDVYFEQWEVESSYGEMKHDMLENELLLRSQSVEGVEQEIWGILIAYNLVRLEISRIAKEAAVSPLRISFMMALRDIQDELMWCAIASPGSIPKKLRAMRERVKRYILPERKKRSKSRTVRISKTRYPVRSKHLK from the coding sequence ATGTTGGCTCACTGGCTGATTGATGTGAATGACTTTGCTTCACCTGACTCACTTGCACTCTTTCAAAAAGAGCTTCCATTGGAATGGATAAATCAAGCGCTGGATGAGACCAATAAAGCCAGTATGAGACGACGGAAGTTACCTGCTGAATTGGTTGTTTGGTTGCTTGTCGGTATAGGTTTGTATCGAGACAGACCGATTACCGATGTTCTGGACAAATTAGACCTTAAGCTCTCTAACGCTTTGGGTGAGTCCATAGCCCCCAGTGCTATTCCTCAAGCCAGAAAACGCCTAACAGCTGAACCGTTGAAAGCCTTGTTCTCAATGACCGCTCAGCACTGGACAAAAGCTGAAGATAGTGAAGATAAATGGTTTGGCCTGAGACTGTTTTCCGTCGATGGCACTCAATTTAGAACCCATGATACCGCAGCGCTTGCTGAGCATTATCAGTACGTGAAACACAGTAAAAACCGTCATACTGAATACCCCGTAGTTCGACTATGTGCACTTTGCTCCCTTCGCAGTCGCTTACTCCATGATGTTGCTTTTGGTCCAAGCTCAACGGGGGAAGTGAATTACGCCAAGCAGCTCATATCGTCAACGACGCCCAACTCCCTCACGATTTTTGACCGATGCTATTTAAGTGCAGAGCTATTGATTAACTGGCAGCGTCAACATGGCTCCAGTCACTGGATGACTCCAATAAAATCCAATACACAATATGAAATCATTCGGCAGTTAGATGAAGAAGGACGTGATTTGATTGTCGAAATGGATGTCTCGCAGCATGCCCGAAAACAAGATCCAAGTCTTCCAGAAAAGTGGCAGGCGAGACTGGCTCTGTACCCTGAACCAGAGCAACCAAATCATATTAAAGGTGTACTGACTTCTCTGACCGATAGCCAGTATGAACTTCAGTCCTTACTGGATGTTTATTTTGAACAGTGGGAAGTGGAGAGCAGTTATGGAGAGATGAAACACGACATGCTGGAGAATGAATTACTCCTTCGCAGTCAGTCCGTAGAAGGGGTAGAGCAAGAAATCTGGGGGATACTCATTGCTTACAATCTCGTTCGTTTGGAGATAAGTCGTATTGCTAAAGAGGCAGCGGTATCCCCTCTACGGATAAGTTTCATGATGGCACTTCGAGATATTCAGGATGAACTCATGTGGTGTGCGATAGCCTCGCCAGGCTCGATACCGAAAAAACTACGGGCGATGCGAGAGCGGGTAAAGCGCTACATACTGCCTGAACGAAAAAAACGGTCCAAATCAAGGACCGTTCGTATCAGTAAAACTCGCTATCCAGTTCGCTCAAAACACCTTAAGTGA
- the hpt gene encoding hypoxanthine phosphoribosyltransferase, whose translation MKHTIEVMISEQDVQARIKELGEQISAYYQGSENLVMVGLLRGSFIFMADLARAIDLPHEVDFMTASSYGNAMESSRDVRILKDLDDEIEGKDVLLVEDIIDTGNTLNKVREILALRNPNSIRICTLLDKPERREVAVDAEWIGFEIPDEFVVGVGIDYAQKYRHLPFIGKVIPLEG comes from the coding sequence ATGAAGCATACCATCGAAGTCATGATTTCTGAGCAGGATGTTCAGGCTAGGATTAAAGAGCTGGGAGAGCAAATCAGCGCCTACTACCAGGGCTCAGAAAACCTGGTTATGGTTGGCTTGCTGCGTGGCTCTTTTATCTTTATGGCCGATCTGGCCCGTGCGATTGATTTGCCGCACGAAGTGGATTTCATGACGGCTTCCAGCTATGGCAATGCAATGGAAAGCAGCCGTGATGTGCGCATCCTGAAAGATCTGGATGATGAAATTGAAGGCAAAGATGTCCTGCTGGTTGAAGATATTATCGACACCGGGAACACCCTGAACAAGGTGCGTGAAATTCTGGCCCTGCGGAATCCAAACTCGATTCGTATCTGTACGCTGCTGGACAAACCAGAGCGCCGCGAAGTGGCGGTCGATGCCGAGTGGATTGGTTTCGAAATTCCTGATGAGTTTGTGGTTGGTGTGGGGATTGACTATGCACAGAAATACCGCCATCTGCCATTTATCGGCAAAGTGATCCCGCTGGAAGGCTGA
- a CDS encoding TetR/AcrR family transcriptional regulator, which translates to MDTIVKKTRTRLSPEKRKQQLLKCALEVFARRGIGRAGHADIADMANVSVATVFNYFPTREALVEQVLNQVERKFNELLNLCLGEEHSSIHGHLSCMTGHLIDAVIDQQDWLKVWFEWSTSVRTETWPQFLDANRPNLKQVTNIFEQGKLDGQLSTEITSYDLTWLLHGLCYVLYLRANIEPNKVSMQAQADAYISLMFPQA; encoded by the coding sequence ATGGACACCATAGTTAAAAAAACGAGGACACGTCTCTCACCCGAGAAACGCAAACAACAACTTCTCAAGTGTGCGCTGGAAGTATTTGCCCGCCGGGGAATTGGTCGTGCCGGACATGCCGACATTGCTGATATGGCCAATGTCTCCGTGGCGACCGTCTTCAATTACTTTCCAACCCGAGAAGCGCTTGTGGAGCAAGTTCTGAATCAGGTTGAACGCAAGTTCAATGAACTCTTGAATCTATGTCTGGGGGAAGAACACAGTAGCATTCACGGCCACCTGAGCTGTATGACCGGCCACTTAATTGACGCAGTGATTGACCAGCAGGACTGGCTGAAAGTCTGGTTTGAATGGAGTACCTCTGTTCGGACAGAAACCTGGCCGCAATTCCTGGATGCAAACCGCCCGAACCTGAAGCAAGTGACCAACATTTTTGAACAGGGCAAACTCGACGGCCAGCTGAGTACAGAGATCACCTCTTACGATCTGACCTGGTTGCTGCACGGTTTGTGTTACGTGTTGTATCTGCGTGCCAACATTGAACCCAACAAGGTCAGTATGCAGGCTCAGGCCGACGCATACATCAGCCTGATGTTCCCGCAGGCGTAA
- a CDS encoding ABC transporter ATP-binding protein, with translation MSHALSVQKLTCRYNGQAILENLSLVAEDNEIICLLGASGCGKTTLLKAIAGLLPQEQGQLRINGHTMVDQDHWVPPEHRNIGMIFQDYALFPHLTVAENIAFGLRDWDKKRAQTKVAEMLALVRLDGLGQRYPHQLSGGQQQRVAIARALACEPDLILLDEPFSNIDTQVRHGLIREIRRIFKTQGVTAIFVTHSREEAFAFADRLAVMHNGVIEQFGTAAELYYQPCSRFVADFLGTGSYLPATIHQDELHTPLGTVAMSQAVTFGQGHQVEWLVRPQNLKLNPEEAGRGVILEQQFMGDSCRYTVDYEGHHLIVNTPMILQTGQRVSVELDLIQPALMAEAS, from the coding sequence ATGAGTCATGCGTTATCTGTCCAAAAACTGACTTGCCGGTATAACGGCCAGGCGATTCTGGAAAATTTGTCTCTGGTCGCGGAAGACAATGAAATTATCTGTTTGCTCGGTGCCAGCGGCTGCGGGAAAACAACCTTGCTGAAAGCCATCGCCGGTTTGTTGCCCCAGGAACAGGGTCAGTTGCGAATCAATGGCCATACCATGGTGGATCAGGACCATTGGGTGCCACCGGAGCACCGTAACATTGGGATGATTTTTCAGGATTATGCTTTGTTCCCGCACCTGACGGTCGCTGAGAATATCGCTTTCGGCCTGCGGGACTGGGATAAGAAAAGAGCGCAGACCAAAGTGGCAGAAATGCTGGCACTCGTCCGGTTGGATGGCCTAGGACAGCGTTATCCGCACCAGCTCTCCGGTGGTCAGCAGCAGCGCGTTGCTATTGCCCGTGCCTTGGCCTGCGAGCCGGATTTGATTTTGCTGGATGAGCCTTTTTCAAACATTGATACTCAGGTTCGTCACGGACTGATTCGCGAGATCCGTCGGATATTCAAGACACAGGGAGTGACTGCGATTTTTGTCACCCACAGTCGTGAAGAAGCCTTTGCTTTTGCGGATCGACTGGCGGTTATGCATAACGGTGTGATTGAGCAGTTCGGTACAGCCGCCGAGCTTTACTATCAGCCTTGCAGCCGGTTTGTTGCAGATTTTCTCGGCACAGGCTCTTATCTGCCTGCCACCATTCATCAGGATGAGTTACACACGCCTCTGGGGACAGTAGCGATGTCGCAAGCCGTCACTTTTGGCCAAGGACATCAGGTGGAATGGTTAGTCAGGCCGCAGAATCTGAAACTCAATCCGGAAGAAGCAGGGCGGGGGGTGATTCTGGAGCAACAGTTTATGGGAGATAGTTGTCGCTATACCGTGGACTATGAGGGGCATCACCTGATCGTGAATACCCCTATGATCCTGCAGACAGGCCAGCGAGTTTCTGTTGAGCTGGATTTAATTCAGCCCGCTTTGATGGCTGAAGCCAGCTAA
- a CDS encoding iron ABC transporter permease: protein MKYRFPLWLTTGWGFGLLLVLPILAIFYTALGATDQVFSHLMDTVMGVYTLNTLGLVLGTSFLAALFGLPCAWLMAMCRLPGEKWLQWALVLPLAMPGYIIGYIYTDWFDFAGPVQIFLRDLFGWQSYQDYWFPDIRTLGGACLILALVLYPYVYLLARTAFMEQSASLLQSARLLRCSPFESFRRISLPLARPSIAVGLSLVAMETLGDFGTVSYFAVHSLTTAVYDTWLGYSNLNAAAKISAMMLLAIFLLISAERFSRRRQKLFQQHREPNEDLRYPLSGWKKWLALCWCWGLIGFAFAMPLMQLMYYAWHYLAQSWTTEFRDYSFNSLMVSLTAALIAVVVALLVNFYHRLDGRRASLAPMRMTTMGYAVPGTVLAIGVMIPLTSADHLLNTITQAMGWGRPGLVFSGTMFAMIFAFVVRFGAVAVGSIESSLAKIPPSLDMAAKTMGCAPAAMLRRVHLPLIRRGCLVAGLLVFIESMKELNAALLLRPFNFETLATYVFNYASDEQLELAALPAILLVLVGLVPLVVVNRSLEQSH, encoded by the coding sequence ATGAAATACAGATTCCCGCTTTGGCTAACCACTGGCTGGGGGTTCGGCCTCTTACTCGTTTTGCCGATTCTCGCCATTTTTTATACCGCACTCGGCGCTACGGATCAGGTGTTTTCTCACCTGATGGATACCGTCATGGGGGTGTATACCCTCAATACTTTGGGCTTGGTGCTGGGAACCTCTTTTCTGGCTGCCTTATTCGGCCTGCCTTGCGCCTGGCTGATGGCGATGTGTCGCCTACCGGGTGAGAAATGGCTGCAGTGGGCCTTGGTCCTGCCATTGGCGATGCCAGGTTATATCATCGGTTACATCTATACGGACTGGTTTGATTTCGCCGGACCGGTTCAGATTTTTCTTCGCGATCTTTTCGGCTGGCAAAGTTATCAGGATTACTGGTTTCCGGATATCCGCACCCTTGGCGGTGCCTGTCTGATTCTGGCGCTGGTTCTCTATCCCTATGTATACCTGCTGGCTCGAACCGCGTTCATGGAACAGAGTGCCAGCTTATTGCAGTCTGCCCGGTTGTTGCGGTGCTCGCCTTTTGAGAGTTTTCGACGCATTTCTCTGCCGTTAGCGCGTCCTTCCATTGCGGTCGGCCTCTCGCTGGTGGCCATGGAAACGCTGGGTGACTTCGGGACCGTCAGCTATTTTGCTGTGCATTCTCTGACCACAGCGGTTTACGATACCTGGTTGGGGTATTCGAATCTGAATGCTGCCGCAAAGATTTCTGCGATGATGCTGCTGGCAATTTTTCTGCTGATCAGTGCAGAGCGATTTAGCCGCAGACGACAAAAACTCTTCCAGCAGCACCGTGAGCCGAATGAAGATCTGCGTTATCCATTATCGGGATGGAAAAAGTGGCTGGCCCTGTGCTGGTGCTGGGGGCTGATCGGATTTGCATTCGCGATGCCTCTGATGCAGCTGATGTATTACGCCTGGCATTATCTGGCGCAAAGCTGGACGACAGAATTCAGAGACTACAGCTTCAACAGTCTGATGGTTTCGTTGACCGCAGCGCTGATTGCCGTGGTTGTCGCTTTGCTGGTGAACTTTTATCACCGGCTGGATGGGCGTCGGGCCAGTCTTGCACCGATGCGCATGACGACGATGGGATATGCCGTGCCTGGTACTGTTCTGGCGATTGGTGTGATGATTCCGCTGACGTCGGCAGACCATCTGCTGAACACGATCACTCAGGCGATGGGATGGGGACGTCCCGGTCTGGTGTTCTCCGGCACGATGTTCGCCATGATTTTTGCTTTTGTGGTTCGCTTTGGCGCCGTCGCGGTGGGGAGCATTGAAAGTAGTCTGGCGAAAATTCCGCCTTCGCTGGATATGGCTGCGAAAACCATGGGTTGCGCACCGGCAGCGATGCTGCGCCGGGTGCATTTGCCATTGATTCGACGCGGCTGTCTGGTAGCGGGCTTGCTGGTCTTCATTGAATCCATGAAAGAGCTGAATGCGGCCTTGTTGCTGCGTCCGTTTAACTTTGAAACGTTGGCAACCTATGTCTTTAATTACGCCTCCGATGAGCAACTGGAACTGGCGGCACTTCCGGCAATTTTGCTGGTGCTGGTTGGTCTGGTGCCATTGGTTGTTGTGAACCGTTCACTGGAGCAATCACACTGA
- a CDS encoding Fe(3+) ABC transporter substrate-binding protein, translating into MKKLFASAMLLGLSAPQAVYAAEEVNVYSLRQPFLIEPMLKEFTDETGIKVNVKFAKDGIAEKLAQEGEYSPADVILTVDISRLAELTDKGLVQPVNSDIIEQNVPAHYRDSDDEWFALTMRTRSVYSSKERVGRLPASFDYLDLAKPEWKGKICTRSGKHPYNISLVSSMIAHYGEAETKTWLEGVKANLARKPQGNDRAQVKAVKEGLCDLAIGNSYYLGKMVNDENQKAWAEAVYINFPGQQANGTHVNISGMAMAKYAPNKANAQKLMEFLTSDKAQHMYAEVNFEYPVKPGVERSELVASWGDFRADKVSLEEIANHHSAATKLLDEVQFDL; encoded by the coding sequence ATGAAAAAGCTGTTCGCCTCTGCCATGCTGCTTGGTCTGTCTGCTCCTCAAGCGGTTTACGCTGCTGAAGAAGTCAATGTTTACTCACTGCGCCAGCCTTTTCTGATTGAGCCGATGCTGAAAGAGTTTACTGATGAAACCGGCATCAAAGTTAATGTGAAGTTTGCAAAAGACGGCATTGCAGAGAAACTGGCCCAAGAAGGTGAATACAGTCCGGCGGATGTGATTCTGACCGTGGATATCAGCCGACTGGCTGAGCTGACCGACAAAGGTCTGGTCCAGCCGGTCAACAGTGACATCATTGAGCAAAACGTACCTGCGCATTACCGTGATTCAGATGACGAGTGGTTTGCACTGACCATGCGGACTCGCAGTGTGTACTCTTCAAAAGAGCGCGTGGGCCGTCTGCCAGCAAGCTTTGATTATCTGGATCTGGCCAAACCAGAGTGGAAAGGCAAAATCTGTACTCGTTCAGGTAAGCACCCGTACAACATCTCTCTGGTTTCATCCATGATTGCCCACTACGGCGAAGCAGAAACGAAAACCTGGCTGGAAGGTGTGAAAGCCAATCTGGCACGTAAGCCACAGGGCAACGATCGTGCTCAGGTGAAAGCAGTGAAAGAAGGTTTGTGTGATCTGGCTATCGGTAACAGTTACTACTTGGGCAAAATGGTCAATGATGAAAACCAGAAAGCCTGGGCTGAGGCTGTCTACATCAACTTCCCGGGCCAGCAAGCGAACGGCACCCATGTCAACATCAGTGGTATGGCGATGGCGAAGTATGCACCAAACAAAGCCAATGCGCAGAAGCTGATGGAGTTCCTGACATCTGACAAAGCCCAGCATATGTACGCTGAAGTGAACTTCGAATACCCGGTGAAACCTGGCGTTGAGCGTTCAGAGCTGGTGGCATCCTGGGGTGACTTCCGTGCCGATAAAGTATCGCTGGAAGAGATTGCCAACCATCACAGCGCTGCAACCAAGCTGCTGGATGAAGTACAGTTCGACCTGTAA
- a CDS encoding ammonium transporter: MELSTTVTELRYALDTFFFLISGALVMWMAAGFAMLEAGLVRSKNTTEILTKNFCLYAIACNMYLIIGYNIMYVDNGEGGWLPSFGTLFGTQAEGADHSLESDFFFQVVFVATAMSVVSGAVAERMKLWAFLIFSVVLTGVIYPVEGYWTWGGGFLSAAGFSDFAGSGIVHMAGAAAALAGVLLLGARKGKYGKNGEILPIPGSNMPLATLGTFILWFGWFGFNGGSQLMVSDFENATAVGKIFLNTNAAAAAGALASLAVCKTTWGKADLTMILNGALAGLVAITADPLSPSPMSAVIIGVIAGAVVVFSIIGLDKLKIDDPVGAISVHGVCGFFGLMVVPFSNGDASFGAQLLGAAVIFAWVFGASLAVWGILKVTMGIRVTEEEEMAGMDLHDCGIDAYPEFVSVK; this comes from the coding sequence ATGGAGTTATCAACAACGGTGACAGAGCTGCGATACGCACTCGACACATTCTTTTTTCTGATTTCCGGTGCGCTGGTGATGTGGATGGCGGCAGGTTTCGCCATGCTGGAAGCAGGCTTGGTGCGTTCAAAGAACACCACTGAAATTCTGACCAAAAACTTTTGTCTTTACGCAATTGCTTGCAACATGTACCTGATCATTGGTTACAACATCATGTACGTCGATAATGGTGAGGGGGGCTGGCTGCCTTCATTCGGCACCCTGTTTGGCACTCAGGCTGAAGGCGCGGATCACTCGCTGGAATCTGATTTCTTCTTTCAGGTGGTGTTCGTGGCAACCGCGATGTCTGTAGTTTCCGGCGCAGTGGCCGAGCGGATGAAATTGTGGGCTTTCCTGATTTTCTCTGTGGTTCTGACCGGTGTGATCTATCCGGTTGAAGGTTACTGGACCTGGGGTGGCGGCTTCCTGTCTGCGGCTGGTTTCAGCGACTTTGCAGGCTCAGGTATTGTCCACATGGCGGGTGCAGCAGCGGCGCTGGCTGGTGTGTTGTTGCTGGGTGCCCGAAAAGGGAAATATGGTAAGAATGGTGAAATTCTGCCGATTCCGGGTTCAAACATGCCGCTGGCAACGCTGGGTACTTTTATCCTGTGGTTTGGCTGGTTCGGCTTCAATGGCGGCTCACAGCTGATGGTATCGGACTTTGAGAATGCGACCGCGGTGGGCAAGATTTTCCTGAACACCAATGCTGCAGCGGCTGCCGGTGCACTGGCATCACTGGCTGTGTGTAAAACGACCTGGGGTAAAGCGGATCTGACCATGATTCTGAATGGTGCTCTGGCGGGTCTGGTTGCGATTACGGCGGATCCACTGTCGCCATCGCCCATGTCAGCTGTGATCATCGGTGTGATTGCCGGTGCGGTTGTGGTCTTCAGCATCATTGGTCTGGATAAGCTGAAAATTGATGACCCGGTCGGCGCGATTTCTGTCCATGGCGTGTGCGGTTTCTTTGGCCTGATGGTTGTTCCGTTCAGTAACGGTGATGCGAGCTTTGGTGCTCAGTTGCTGGGTGCTGCGGTTATCTTTGCCTGGGTCTTTGGGGCAAGCCTGGCGGTCTGGGGTATTCTGAAAGTCACCATGGGCATCCGTGTGACCGAAGAAGAAGAAATGGCGGGGATGGACCTGCACGATTGCGGCATCGATGCTTACCCAGAGTTTGTCAGTGTGAAGTAA
- a CDS encoding P-II family nitrogen regulator: protein MKLINAIIKPFKLDDVREALADVGVEGMTVSEVKGFGRQKGHTELYRGAEYQVDFLPKVKLEIATQAENLEMIIEAITKAAHTGKIGDGKIFVYDLDHAVRIRTGETDAEAL from the coding sequence ATGAAACTCATCAACGCAATTATCAAACCATTCAAGTTAGATGATGTTCGTGAAGCACTGGCAGATGTCGGTGTCGAGGGGATGACAGTTTCTGAGGTGAAAGGATTCGGCCGTCAGAAAGGTCATACCGAGCTGTATCGTGGCGCAGAGTATCAGGTTGATTTTCTGCCAAAAGTCAAACTGGAGATTGCGACGCAGGCGGAGAACCTGGAGATGATCATTGAGGCCATCACCAAGGCGGCTCATACCGGCAAAATCGGTGACGGTAAGATTTTCGTTTACGATCTGGACCACGCAGTACGTATCCGTACCGGTGAGACAGACGCAGAAGCATTATAA
- a CDS encoding YacL family protein, with protein sequence MDYEFKKNMLDGSYHVVFSMGHEALGRWLIEEVQDDEAKIVLILNQLGALKGTMTEWQLTGEEMTLSLQDNEAIVQANYLFFSTEDEMEEDMSHYDDEAVSLCGFEDLEQVLHAWRAFIRGR encoded by the coding sequence ATGGATTACGAATTTAAGAAAAATATGCTGGATGGCAGTTATCACGTCGTTTTTTCGATGGGACATGAAGCGTTGGGCCGCTGGCTGATTGAAGAGGTGCAGGATGATGAGGCAAAGATTGTTCTGATCCTGAATCAACTTGGTGCATTGAAAGGCACCATGACTGAATGGCAGCTCACCGGCGAAGAAATGACTTTGAGCCTGCAGGACAACGAAGCCATTGTTCAGGCTAACTATCTGTTTTTCAGCACTGAAGATGAAATGGAAGAAGACATGAGCCACTACGATGATGAAGCGGTGTCTCTGTGTGGGTTTGAGGATCTGGAGCAGGTACTGCATGCCTGGCGTGCATTTATCAGAGGCCGCTAG